ATTGGCAGCCAAGCTGATTTTTCTTATATTGCTAGTGGCTATTGTGGTATTTAAAATCAATTTATTTTCCCAGTCCAGCCTTCTTGTAAAAACACTCTATATACTGCTAAATATCTATGCAATTCCACTTATGCTTAAAACAAAGGAAGTGCCTTCTCCTGTGGAATTTCGCTTTTATGGCAGGTATCTGGTTGTAGATTATCCAAGAAAGTATTACAGCAAAAAGGACACTAGAAAAGAAGAGTTTATCTTTAAAAATTCTGAGATTGACTATGCCGTCTACAAGATGGATAGTAAGGTGCTTTCAATTAGAGGACAGGCAAAAAGCAAGCACTATTCTTTTAATAAAGAGGGTCAGCTTGATGAAAATTCAGAAGTAGAAGGGGGGCCTAGAGAGGTTAAACTGGATTTTGATTTGAGATTTTTAGAGGGACTGGAGATTATTGAAAGCTTTGAAAAATACACAAGAGTTCGAGTACTGGTAAGTAAGGGATAGCAGGAATAGATTGCTTCAACAAGTTGGTTTTTATAGTGGAAGAAGATGTATTTTAGGAGCTGGAGGAATTAAATTTTAGGAGGCTCTACTTAAAGAAGGATTATATAAAGAAGATGGGGGTTCTACTTTCAGAACCAAGAACTTTGCAGATACTATAAAGGGGTTCCGCATAGCTTTATAAGAGGGCTGAAAATTTTTTAAATAGAATAGGTTGATAGGATGTATTCATCCCTGAGTAGAGAAAAGAAAGTGGGGTTTTCTTTGAATAGGAGAAATTTTTTATTTATTGGACTATTATTATTAGGTTTAGTGATTTTGGTTGGATGTATCGGAGGAAAAAAACTGAACAAAAAAGATCTAGAAGAGTTATTAGAGATTCAAGCAGACTTTGCAGACTTTCTTTATAATAATTATGAGTTTGGAAGCTATGATGAGCTGGAGCTGGAAAAGTTAGAGCAAGAATACAATGATGGTCAAGGTGATATGACTAATGAAGAATTTCTTGATGAGATGGCAAAACTTGAGATGATGCAAGAAGTAGAAAAGATAGAGTTTATTGGCTATGAGATTAGCCCTATGAACTCTCTAGAGATGTTTTATAAAGTAAATGATATTTTTGAAGGGAGTGTTTACTTAGATACAATTTCTGCAGAGGCGGGGAAGTTAAAGTTTTCTGGACCTGCTGATGATGGTCAAGAACTCTTTCCCATGAATAAAAAACACTTAGACAAACCTATAGGCAATCTGACCTTTCCAAGGGAGTTAATTATTTTTTATGAGGGAGGGTTAGATGGATAGGAATAGATGTTTTTAGTTACCTATGTAGTAGGAGATGGCTTAGCCTTCTAGAAAGCTTGAGTAAAAATTAAGAGCTTTTGCTCTAAGTTCATGAGATAAAGTTAAGGTTTTTTGGTGACTACTTTGGTTAGATTGGGGGGCATTTAGTGATTAAATTTAAATATGATAAAGAAGTTTATTCTAAAGGATATGGGAAGGCTTTTAATAGGGCAGTTTTTGTATTTATGCCAGGTTTTATACTTGCTTTCCTGATTTTACTTACACAAACAGCCTTTCCAAGTGTAAATCTAGATCTTAGTAATATGCCAGTTTCAGAACTTATAGCAATCTATACTGCTGCTTCATTTATTGGCTATCCTTCAGCCTTATTAATAAGAATGGGATATAGGGTTTTCTGTGAAGAAAGCATTCTAAGAATTGATGATGGAACCCTAAAATATGATGTCCTTGTTAAGAGAAATTGGACTTTAGCAGGCTATGTAACGATTTATCATAACTATGTAGCTAAAAGAATTAATCAGATAAATGTAGGGAAAAGATTTTATGATTTAGTAGCGGAATTCGAAAAGACAGTAATATACAAGGGCAACGAGGAACCTGCTGAAATTGTTGGAGAGATGCGTGTACCAATTGCTTTCAAGGATATGGAAAGACTATTAGAATATGGTAATTGGAGAATAGACCCTAGGTAAGGTCAAGGAGTATAACCAGCTTGGAAGAGAGCTGTATTCAGCTGACAATTGCTAGAAAGCGATAGAATATTTTACATAGTATTGATGTAATTCATTAGGTGGTGATATCATGGCAAACAAAATTTTAGATGGGATAATGGGCCTGGTTGTGGGGGATGCCCTGGGTGTTCCAGTGGAGTTTCAGACTAGGGAAAGCCTTAGGAGAAATCCTGTTAAGGGAATGAGGGCCTATGGCACTTATAACCAACCAGCAGGGACCTGGTCTGATGATTCTTCTATGACCTTGGCCCTCCTTGATAGCCTAAAGGGTGGCCTTGATTATGAAGACATTATGGATAAATTCCTCCTCTGGTTTGAGTCTGGTGAATATACTCCCTATGGGCTTGCCTTTGATATTGGAATAGCTACTTCCCAGGCCCTAGGTAGATACAGGGCGGGGGCCAGCCCCTTAGAAGCTGGAGGAAGTGGAGAGAGGGATAACGGCAACGGTTCTCTTATGAGGATTCTTCCCCTGCTCTACTATTTGCAAGAAAATTATGGGAGGGATTTTACGAGTTTGGATGGGGCCTTTGAGATAATTCATAGGGTATCCTCCTTGACCCATAGGCACAAAAGAAGTTTGATTGCCTGTGGGATCTACCTTGCTATTGCCAACGAGCTTTCTACTTCAGATAGCATAAGTAAGGCTGTTGAAAGGGGTTTATATTTAGCTCTTTCTTACTACAGAAAAAGGTCTGACTATGTAGGGGAGCTTGCTTATTTTTCTAGATTAGAAGATAAGGATTTTGGGGGT
The sequence above is drawn from the Synergistaceae bacterium genome and encodes:
- a CDS encoding ADP-ribosylglycohydrolase, whose translation is MANKILDGIMGLVVGDALGVPVEFQTRESLRRNPVKGMRAYGTYNQPAGTWSDDSSMTLALLDSLKGGLDYEDIMDKFLLWFESGEYTPYGLAFDIGIATSQALGRYRAGASPLEAGGSGERDNGNGSLMRILPLLYYLQENYGRDFTSLDGAFEIIHRVSSLTHRHKRSLIACGIYLAIANELSTSDSISKAVERGLYLALSYYRKRSDYVGELAYFSRLEDKDFGGLSEDEIRSSGYVVDTLEASIWCIVNTKSYGECVLRAVNLGKDTDTTGAVVGGLAGLYYGYGAIPSDWLGAIARRDYVEGLCNELFLIKENRK